One candidate division TA06 bacterium genomic window, GTAACCTAAAGAAACATACTCATACATTATATGTTAACGATATCGAATACTATAGTCAGATATTGAACAAGTGTTATTTGACCAACAAAAGTTTTGTAAATATAAAAGAAATAGAAGAAAAGTTGTTGTATATAACAGATAAAATAAGAAAGGTTTGGGAACCGGGTTTTATTACAGATTTATATGCGCCTAAAGACGAAACTATAATATCAAATGAAGATCGTGTTTTCTATACAAAAAGGAATGCAATTTATATTGATACCGCCAGGCAACTGATTGCAGAGTTACCAGAGAAGGAACAACATTTCTTTCTTGCACCGTTATTGGTAGAAGCTTCTATACACGCAAATACGTCTGGTGTTTTTAAAGGATTTTATAAAAATGCTAATGGTATTGGCCAATATGGTGGACATAAGAAAGATGCATTAAAAAGGATATTAAATGATATTAACATTAATACCCCAATATTCTCTTTTAATGAAAATAAATATTATATATACCGTAGTGATGCAAATGATTTGGTTCGTAAAATACCACACGTTGATTTAGCTTATTTTGACCCACCTTACAATCAGCATCCTTACGGCTCTAATTATTTTATGTTAAATTTGATAGCAAGATATGAAAAACCTGATAACATAAGCAAAGTATCAGGTATACCAACTGATTGGAATAGATCAAAATATAATGCTAAAAAAGTGGCCTGTGCAAC contains:
- a CDS encoding DNA adenine methylase produces the protein MPSNTVVESPQYLEEQIITYIGNKRSLLTLIDKAVNIVKGKLGCNKISALDLFSGSGIVARNLKKHTHTLYVNDIEYYSQILNKCYLTNKSFVNIKEIEEKLLYITDKIRKVWEPGFITDLYAPKDETIISNEDRVFYTKRNAIYIDTARQLIAELPEKEQHFFLAPLLVEASIHANTSGVFKGFYKNANGIGQYGGHKKDALKRILNDININTPIFSFNENKYYIYRSDANDLVRKIPHVDLAYFDPPYNQHPYGSNYFMLNLIARYEKPDNISKVSGIPTDWNRSKYNAKKVACATLFDALENCNAKYILLSYNSEGFVPHCDLLKEIKKIGNVEVLETPYNTYRGSRNLWRRPIHVTEYLYLLEKNNV